The DNA sequence CGTTTGGGGGGAAGGAAACCCAGGCGAACCCGTTTGCAGCGTTAGTAGCGCTTGCTGCGTATAAGACGGGCCGACCTGCAAGGCTGAAGTTACGGCGTCACCACGATATGATTCTCACCGGAAAACGTCACGGTTTTCTAGGGAAATATCAGGTGGGATTTGACGGATCTGGGAAGATTCAAGCGCTGGATGTGAATCTCTATGCGGATGGGGGATGGAGTTTAGATTTGTCGCCTCCGGTGTTGTTGCGGGCGATGTTACACGTTGATAATGCATATTATTTGCCAAATGTCAAGGTTGTAGGGCAAATTGCCAAAACGCACAAAGTCTCAAATACTGCCTTTCGCGGGTTTGGCGGGCCGCAGGGGATGATTGTGATTGAAGAGATTATCGATCGGATTGCTAGGGTGTTGCAACTGCCGCCAGAAACAATTCGCGATCGCAATTTCTATCATGGCACGGGCGAAACCAATACCACCCACTACGGCCAGGAAGTTCGCGACAACCGCATTGCTAGGATTTGGCAAGAAGTTCAGGAACGATCTAATTTTACCGAAAGGAAAAGCGCGATCGCCCAATTTAATCAAACCCATCCCCACTGTAAGCGCGGTTTAGCGATTACCCCCGTTAAGTTTGGGATTTCGTTTAATAAACTCCTCTACAACCAAGCCGGGGCCTTAATTCTAATTTATACCGATGGCAGCATCCAACTCAACCACGGCGGGACGGAGATGGGACAAGGGTTACATACCAAAATGCTGCAAGTCGCTTCCCGTGCATTGGGGGTGAAAATCGAACGCTTCCGGATGATGCCAACCAGTACCGATAAAGTCCCCAATACTTCAGCAACGGCGGCGTCTAGCGGTTCTGACTTAAACGGACAAGCCGTTAAAGATGCTTGCGAAACCCTGAAAAAACGATTAGCCCCTGTCGCCGCGCAACTCCTGCAAGACTCTCATCCCCATAAATCCCTGGAAGTATTGACAGAAGAGATTGTTTTTGAAGACGATTGGGTTTACGGTCGCAGCGATCCCCAGTCTAAAGTTACCTTTGAGGCCGTCGTCAGTCAAGCGTACTGCGATCGCATCAGTCTTTCTGCCACAGGGTTCTACCGTACCCCCAATTTAACCTGGGATGCGAATACTAACACCGGAACCCCCTTCTATTACTATGCCTACGGTGCAGCAGTCAGCGAAGTAGAAATTGATGGCTTTACAGGCAACTTTAAACTCCTCAGAGTGGATATCGTTCACGATGTCGGTTCTTCCCTGAACCCCCTTGTCGATATCGGACAAATTGAAGGCGGTTTTGTCCAAGGGATGGGTTGGCTAACAATGGAAGAATTAGTCTGGGACAATCAAGGTAGGCTGCGAACTTTTGCACCCAGTACCTACAAAATTCCCACCATTAGCGAAATTCCCGAACAGTTTCACATCCACTTATTAGAACGCGCTTCCCAAGATGGCACCATCTACGGTAGCAAAGCCGTAGGCGAACCCCCATTTATGCTAGCCATGTCTGTACGAGAAGCCATTAGAAGCGCTATTGCAGAATTCGGTCAAGCTGATTATATCCCCCTGGCGCTACCCGCCACCCCAGAAGCAATTTTGATGGCAATTGAAGCTATCCGCAATGCTTCAGAGGTGTCAACCCCATTAGTCGGAACTTCCCAAACTTAACCAACTCCCTATGAAAAAGTAGAGTAGCGATCGCCCTCAGCAAAAGCCTGAACAATCGCTACTCTAGCTTAAATTTCGTTAAATGCCGCAGTTAAACTCACCCCAACGGAGTCTTTGTCCATCATCGCCGCGACAGGTAAAGCCTCTAACCGTACCGTTAACTAAACCATAGACTTCGTGCCAGCCGGAGGAGTCGGAATGAAATCTCACCGCGCTG is a window from the Desertifilum tharense IPPAS B-1220 genome containing:
- the xdhB gene encoding xanthine dehydrogenase molybdopterin binding subunit, which translates into the protein MKRRSHESAEHHVTGKAVYTDEQRQPSGMLSLYPVISPYAHARILRIDVQAAYGVEGLVTVLAAADVPGHNDTGPIIHDEVLFPTTEVSYWGQAIVWTVGETEEAARLAAEKVVVEYEPLEPILTIESAIAANSFHNQPQVIKHGNPLEALQESEYRLQGEVLMNGQDHFYLETHTSWAIPDGEGHYQIYSSTQHPSETQNIVAEVLGVPINQVNVTCLRMGGAFGGKETQANPFAALVALAAYKTGRPARLKLRRHHDMILTGKRHGFLGKYQVGFDGSGKIQALDVNLYADGGWSLDLSPPVLLRAMLHVDNAYYLPNVKVVGQIAKTHKVSNTAFRGFGGPQGMIVIEEIIDRIARVLQLPPETIRDRNFYHGTGETNTTHYGQEVRDNRIARIWQEVQERSNFTERKSAIAQFNQTHPHCKRGLAITPVKFGISFNKLLYNQAGALILIYTDGSIQLNHGGTEMGQGLHTKMLQVASRALGVKIERFRMMPTSTDKVPNTSATAASSGSDLNGQAVKDACETLKKRLAPVAAQLLQDSHPHKSLEVLTEEIVFEDDWVYGRSDPQSKVTFEAVVSQAYCDRISLSATGFYRTPNLTWDANTNTGTPFYYYAYGAAVSEVEIDGFTGNFKLLRVDIVHDVGSSLNPLVDIGQIEGGFVQGMGWLTMEELVWDNQGRLRTFAPSTYKIPTISEIPEQFHIHLLERASQDGTIYGSKAVGEPPFMLAMSVREAIRSAIAEFGQADYIPLALPATPEAILMAIEAIRNASEVSTPLVGTSQT